The Petrotoga mobilis SJ95 genomic sequence CAATGTATCTTGAGAGTCTTGCAAAGTTAAGATATTTTTTTGGTGGATTATCTCCGCTATTCTTTTATCGTAAGATGATGCGTTGGCAGGTAAGTTGTTGAGATCGTATTGTGAAATATCTACGTTTATTTGTGCAAGTTTTAAGTTGTAGTTGTTGTTTAAATATTCTTGATCACTCACGAATATGCCTTCATACGTAGGAATGTTTATTTCTATTTGGCTATAATCTCCTTCGTATAATTCTTTTAAGTTATCTTTGGCGGTTTCTAAATTTAATTTTGCACTTTCCAAATTGTTCTGTGCATCACTTACATCAAGTTCAGAACTTTTAAGATCATCTTCTGAGATCAATCCGTTGTTGAACAATTCAGAGTTATTATCGTAAGTTATCTGGGCGTTTTTTAACTGCAAATCCGCAGTTTTTACATTTATTTCCTCTACGTAAACATCCAATACTCTGTCTACTATGTCACCGTAGTAATCTTTCATAGAAGCATTGTAGTTTGAAAGACCTGAGTAATAACTTAATTCCCCACTTAATTCTAACTTTCTGTTCGTTGCCTCTATCTTAGCCTTGTTGTAGTCGAGGTTAGTCTTTTCGAGATCGAGCTGCGCAGTTTTGTATATTGTACTACTTGCTTTGGCTGTATCAAACACCTCTGTTAACCCCGCTGAAAACATCCCCGTCACTAAAATCAGTGTAAATGCTATCAATACGACTTTCTTCATCTTTTTTCCTCCTTTGGTTATTTTTTAAAATAATAAATTCACGAAGCCTTTTTAGTATATAATTTTTCACTTAAATATAGCTTAAAAAATCCATTTTTTTAGAATATAATGAATTCTTTAACAGCTTCTAATTGTAGACAATTCCTTTCTTCAAAAGTTAGTACGAGAAAATTTTTTTATAACATTTGCAAATGTTATAATATTATTATAAAATATAAGTGAAATAAAATTCTATTTTTTATAAGGAGGCTTTCATGAATAACAATCCAAACAGAAGAGGGTCCCTAATTGGACCGTTGTTTATATATTTTATTTTAGCTATGCTTATCTTTATGAGTATTTCTCAGTTGAATACTTCGAATATAACTGAGATAAGTTACACCGATCTGGTGAATCTAATAAATCAAGATACAATCATTAGTTTGCAGATCGACACAAGTGGGTTAATCCAAGCAAAAGCCAAAAACGGGCAGCTTTTTCAGGTTTACGCCCCCACTTTGCTTATGGATCAAGCTTACGTAAGGGCATTGGCAAATGATGGCATTAAGGTTGAGTATATTCAAAACACCGGAGCAAGTTGGTGGGTTACCATGCTTATCTATATGTTGCCATTAATAATACTAATGTTTTTTTGGTTTTGGATGTTCAGAAGATCTGGAACAGGAGAAGGAATACCTGGAGCCAATTATAGGAGAAATCCTGCTAGAAGATACGATTCTAAAAGAAACAAAATTACTTTCAACGACGTAGCTGGAATCGACGAAGTTAAGGAAGAATTGGAAGATATAGTTAATTTTCTAAAAGACCCTAAAAACTTCAGTGCATTGGGGGCAAAAATGCCTAAAGGTGTTCTCTTGTCAGGACCTCCGGGTACAGGAAAAACTTTGGTAGCTAGAGCGGTTGCTGGGGAGGCCGATGTCCCATTTTATTTTATGTCGGGTTCCGATTTCGTAGAATTATTTGTAGGTGTGGGAGCAGCCCGAGTCAGAGATCTTTTTAAAGAAGCAAAAGAGAATAGCCCTGCAATAATTTTCATCGACGAACTGGACGCCGTTGGAAGGCAAAGAGGAACAGGGTTAGGTGGAGGCCATGATGAAAGGGAACAAACTTTGAACGCTTTGTTGGTTGAAATGGATGGTTTTGATCCACGAGAAGGCATAGTTGTAATGGCAGCAACAAATAGGCCTGATATCTTAGATAAAGCCCTCTTAAGGCCAGGAAGGTTCGACAAAAAAATATTCTTAGATGTACCTGATTTGAGAGCAAGAGAAGAAATTATAAAGATCCACCTAAGGGGAAAAAGAATCGCAGACGATATAGACGTTAAAAGTTTGGCTCAAAGTACACCTGGTTTTGTCGGTGCTGATTTGGAAAATATGGTAAATGAAGCAGCTTTACTGGCAGCGAGAGACAACAGAGATCACATAACTAACGATGATTTCCAAGAGGCAATAGAAAGGGTGATTGTTGGTCCTGCTCGTAAATCACGCAAGATAACACCCAAAGAGAAAAAGGTTATTACCTATCACGAATTGGGACATGCCGTTTTAGGTTACCTTTTACCTTACGCTGATCCTGTTCACAAAATCACTATAGTTCCTCGCGGACAAGCCGCTTTAGGTTACACTATGCAACTTCCAAGTGAAGATAGATTTTTAATCACAGAACCAGAAATAAAGGATAAAATAGTAGGTATGTTGGGTGGAAGAGCTGCTGAAGAAATTGTGTTCAACGAAATCACGACAGGAGCAGGAAACGATTTAAAGAGAGCCACAGAGCTAGTAAGGGAAATGGTTGCCCAATTAGGTATGAGTGAAAAGATCGGCCCCATCGCTTGGGGTGAAGAAGAAGGAGAAATATTTCTGGGAAGAGAAATAACTCGAATGAAGAATTTTTCCCAAGAGACGGCTAAAGAAATTGATTCAGAGATCAAGAATTTTATTCTTAGCAGTTATGAAAAAGCTAAGAACTTACTGTCAGAAAATAGGAAACGACTTGACCTTTTAGCTATTTATCTGTACAATAAAGAAAATATCTCTGGAAAAGAGTTCAAAAAAATGATGGAAATGGATATAGAGGAGCTTAATGACTACGTTTTAAAAGATAAAGATGTAAAAGAAACGAATCTTTTTGTTTCTTATGCCTAAATATTTATAGACATTTTAATTTTGAGAGGTGTGTTCATGTCTTCAAACTACGACAAAGATAATTTAATCAGACGATTAAAAAGAATAGAAGGTCAGGTTAGGGGCCTTCAAAAAATGTTGGAAGAAGAGAGGAGATGTGCAGATATTTTAACGCAGTTATCTGCTGTGAAGGGGGCTTTAAATAAAACCGCTGAAGAAATAATGAAAGGTTACACGAAAAGTTGTATATTAGAGTATGAAGAATCTGGAAATGAAAAGATGTTAGACGAATTAATACAAGTTTTATCCAAATTTAGAGAAATATGATTGTGGACCATATAAAAATTTTTATCAAGGAGAGACTTAAATGAGTAAAAAAAAGAAAAAATTACTATCCGTAATAATAATTTTTGGTTTATTTATTACTTCCTGGATTTTTGCAGACACTGTTTCTAACAGTTATCAAAAAGATTCTGTAACACAGATCTATTTAGATAAGTTCGAAGAACCTATTTACTCAACGCTATACTACATTGTCAATTATTATTATGACAAAGATAACGTTGATTATGACAAAATATTGGATTCTGCAATTGAAGGGATGATGAAAGGGCTTGATGATCCTTTTGCTTGGTACCTTGATTCCGTTGAGACAGAAGAAAGTAACATAGACATAGAAGGTAGATACGGTGGGGTAGGGTTGACTATTAGATATGATTATGAAATGGATGCGGTTATTATCGTCTCACCGATGAATGGAACTCCTGCACAAAGGGCGGGAATAATGCCTAACGATTACATTTTATCCGTTGACGGTACCCCCACATCTGAACTTGGCCTTAACAAATCAGCTTCGTTAATGAGGGGCGAACCTGGAACGGAAGTTACCTTAGAAATATACCGAGACTCTTGGACAGAGCCAAAGAATATTACGTTAATAAGAGAAATAATCGAAACTAAGACGGTAAAATTTGATACGATAAATTACAAAAGTAAAAATTTAGGCTACATATTACTCACCAATTTTGCTAAAACTAGCTCCCAAGAAATGAGTGAAGCTTTAAATAATCTATCAAATCAGAACATAGAAGGATTAATAATCGATTTAAGAAATAACCCGGGTGGACTTTTACAATCAGCTGTTGATATTACTTCCATGTTTTTAAAGAGCGGGGAAGTAGTTAGTGTTAAATATTTTGATGGCACAAAAGAAACAATTCCAACTATTCCTGGTAATTACTACAGTTTTTTACAAAATATCCCTATTGTTTTGTTGGTTAACGAAGGTTCGGCATCTGCATCTGAGATCTTAACTGGTGCACTTAAAGATAATGGTGCAGCAACCGTCATTGGAGAAACAACTTATGGAAAAGCTGCAGTACAGAACACATTTAGCTTATCCACGGGAGGAGAAATTTGGTTACCTATAGCTCATTACTTCACTCCAAGTGGATCAGATATTCATTTAAAAGGGATAAAACCTGATATAGAGGTAAGTAATCCAGAAAGGGAAGTGATCTCTATGACTGAAATATCTGAAGAAGAAGCAACTGAGGCTTTCTATACGACTACAGAAAAACCTGTACTAAATATAGAAGAAGATCTGCAACTGAAGACTGCCTTGGACTTTTTAACTGGAGGTAACTAAGTTGCGTTTTTATGGATGGGTTATATCTATTTTTTTATTATTCTTTTCTTTGTCAATTGGTTTATATTTCTCAATGGGTCGAATAGAAAGTACCAATTACAACATAGAAAAATCTCCCAAATTCACAGTAAAAAATGTCAATTATGATATTTCTTTTTTAAACGATCAATTAAATGATATAAACGATCTTTCCATCATTACTCGTAATATAATGGATGATGGAGTTTTTGTAGGAACTCTAAATTTTGATTTTAGAAACAACAAGCTAACTATCAAACCTGTTACTAAAAACGCTTACGACGATTTCAGAAGTTTGATTATCTCCACAGGGGTTAGATACAAAGAATCAAGAAACGAATATGCATTATATGGTTTAACTTTAGCTTACTACCAACTTATAACTGATAATTTATACTTAGAATTAACTCCAAAGATATATGTTTTGAACCTTGAAAACTTTGATGAAAACACAATAAACATAATGAAATCCAGGTATAACTTATTCACACAACAGGATTATAGATCATATTCTTTCAATAGGGATATTTTGAATTCGTTGAACGAATACGGTGGGGTTATCGTAGATGAGGATTTACTTAACAATCCCGCAGTGAACCCTCTATTGGATGTTTTTAGACAGGAGAATATAGATATTGAACCAAATGTTTCAGTTCTTGTCTTCGAAGGATGAAAAAATGCCAAATATTTTTTTAGACTTTTTCAATTCCCTTATAAACCCAAAAAATATTTTCAATGTAACAAAAAAATCTTTTTTTATCCCATTTCTTATAACATTATTTTACCTTTTTTCTCCGATATTTTTGAGAAATCTGCAACTATTTGAAGTGGGACGTTTCGACGTTTCCAAAATTAAATTACTGATTTTTATTCTGCTTTTTTCTTACTTAAGTTCAGGGATGAGGTTGCTTTTTTCTTCTGATTCTAATTTACTATACGCATACATTTCTTCCGTTTCTCCTATTACATTAGGTTTATTAGGCAAGCCTTTTCTCTATTTCTCTATTTTATGGGTAATCATTTTAAGATTTTATATAGATTTGAAAAAGAAAAATTATTATTCGCTCATAATAGGTATTGTTTTTGACTTTTTCCTAGTATGGTGGTTATTGTGAGAGAAAAAAAAGACTTCTTTTTAGAACTTGCAAATTTCATCACCCGAGATGCTTATTATATAATAGCCGTAGTTTTGGTCTTTACAGTTATCTTTGGATTTTTTTCAACAAAATTGAAGGTAAACTCAGATTTGTTGAAAATACTACCTCAAGACTCAGAAGTTGTTGTGGAACTTCTTGAAGAACAATCATTTCTTGAAGGCTCAGATATTATGGTTACTGCATTTTTTATCAACGATAGTGTCCAACCTTCACAAATTGCAGAAACCTTTCACGATTTGATGCTAAATGAACCTACCTTTTTGAGTTTCGTTCAAACGGATCTATCCTTCCTTTTTTCATATGGCATCATAACCTTAAGCCAAACGGATTTGATATACACAATGTATGAGAACTTACAAAGTTTCGGCAGTTTATTAAGTACAAATTTCACCTACAACTTTGAATTATTTGAAAAATTGGATAGTTTTTTGGAAGATATTTATGGTTTAGAAAATATTCTCCAAACTGATGGAAATAATGATTTAATTAGTTCCTACTACACTTTATCCCCTGATGGAAAAGTTATGATTATGGGACTTACTTTCAACAAACCTTCCTCTGATTTAGATTATGTCAACTATATTGTTCCAAAAGTGGATTCAATTTTGACGGAGATCGAAAAGACTTTCAACATAAAAACAGGTTTGACTAATTCTTACGTCACAGAATACGAATCTAATCGTACCGTCATGGAAGATTTTAGATTAACAACAACCTTATCGATTATATTTATAACTATTTTATTTGCTTTCGCATTCGGTAATTTCACTTCTACTATAATAGTACTTCTAGGTTTAATAGTATCTACACTTTTAACGATGGGGCTCATCACGTTAACTTTTGGAGAATTGAATATAGTGACTTCTTTTGTCATGGCAATAACTCTAGGCTTGGGAATAGCCTATGGAATTCATGTGATGACGAGATTTTCAAAAGAAATTGAGGATATTGGTGACTTCACTACAGCATTGGCTTCTACTTATAAAGGACTTCTTTTACCTCTCTTTTTTGGAATGATAACTACTGTCATAGTTTTCTTGACGCTTTTTTTCATGGGATTACCAGCTTTTAACGAGTTAGCAATCGTTAGCTCAATGGGTTTATTGGTTTTTTTCATTATAATGATTTTTTTTGTCCCAACATTAATTTACGCCTTAAAAGTAAACATAAAAATCTCACCTTTTACGGTCAAAATAGACAATGCTTTTAAAAAATTTCCTCACTTTATTTCAAAAAACTCAAAAATGATTTTTATTATAGTGATTCCAACTGTTTCGATATTAAGCGTTTTGGGTCTAATTAATTACACAAATTTTTCGTACACGCCTCCAGGACTAATATCTTCCAATTCAGAATCTGTGAAGGTCGGAGAACAAATTTTGGATCATTTTGGAAATATTTCCTTTGATACATTGCAATATCTAATGAGAGTTGACGAAGATATTGAAACAGTCAAAAAAGAATTATTAGATACCGGGGTTGTGGAATCTGTCAACAGTTTGCCAGACATAATTCAAGAAAATCTTGGAGAATTTTCTAAGATAAAAACACAGTTAGAAGGTTTATCTCAAGTTATAAATAATCCAATAATGATATCAGTTTTAAAAAAGTATAATCTATATTCTGACAGTCTAAAACTTATAGATGCAGCAGCACGCTCTTCTGACCTTTACCATTTTACTTTGAACATAATGGATATTTTCCCTGAGGATCTCAGAGGTAATTTTTTAATAGAGAAGGATGGCCAAAAGTATCTTCTTTTAGAAGTGACTCCCAAGTTCAGCCTTTGGAGTAACAATGGAATAAAAATTTTCTTTGACGCATTGGGGGAAAAGGGAGAAAACATTCTAGGCTTACCAAAAGCCACATATAAAATAATGGAGATGATCAGACAGAGATTTTATATACCATTATTTCTATCTTTCATCTCCATATGGGTTATAACTGCCATTGTTAGAAAAAATGTTGTTCAACCGTCAGAAGCCATGTTTAGCCTTATAATTTCTGTATTGGCTACTTTTGGTGTGTCGTATTTAATAGGTATAAGGGCTACTTTCGTAACCGTTCTAACTTTTCCCTTAATCTTTGGTATAGGTATAGATGGATTTCTCCATCTATACCACACGTTCAGTAATAACAAGATAAACTTTTGGAATATATTAAAATCTATAACCTTTTCACTTTCTACAACAGCGCTCTCTTTCTTGAGTTTTCAATTTTCTAGAGGAGAACTTTTAAAGGAATTTAGTTTGACGATGTCTATGTCCTTAGGTTTTACCTGGCTATTCACAGCCGTTATGTTCATTGTGAACAGGGAAATGCTCAGGAAATTCTGGAAAAGAAAAAAGTAATTAACTTATTTTGGTTTGAACATATCACTGTTTATCTGCAACGGTACATTCAACCAATAAAAGATACTCAGATCGAATTGAACGTAAGCGAGATAATCAAATTCTTCTTGTCCAAAATTATACTCGATATCTCCTCCTGCCTTTATTCCATCGAATCTATACTTTCCTGATTCAAAGGATATATATGGCCTCCATAATATTTTTTCTACGTTGGTTCCAGCGTATATAGATTCATTCTCATAACCAATGTAAGGATCTATCTTCGTATCAAATACTACAAAAGGCTTATCTAAATTTGCTTTTATACCAGAAATTGAATCATACGTAATCCCTATACCCATTTCATAAATATTGTAATTGTTAACAGTGTAAGGACCTATTTGAAAAACAGAATCTAAGACATACGATTCAAAAGTTGTGTTTTTAAATAAACCTCCACCTCCCAGGTATGTATTTATCGTATTTCCTAAATACCAAAGGGAACTATTGGAAATATAAAAACTTGTTAGAATATCTTCTTCTATCAAGCTCAGAGTTATGCTGTTAGTTGTAAAATAATCAAAGGTCAAGGATAAATCTCCATAAACTTCGTTTCCATATGAATACACATCTACAAACCCTATGTAGTTCATAGCCTCGCTGATGAAAAATGCACCCGCTCCATATAAAATATTCTCATCTGTATCAACGGCTAAAATTGGAAACGGCAATATATAAGGCTTTTCAAATGTGTATTCTTTTACTTCAACATCTTCAGGATAATATATTTCATAACTCTCAAACTCAACTTGTTCAAACGTGCTTTGCAAAACAAAACTTTCTTTAACTGCATTTTCTAAATCTAAATAACTCAAATGGTATCCCTCATGATCGTAAACTAAATGGTACAATCTATCTTTCAAAACTACTGGTTCAAAACCACCGCTTAAATAATTTGTCAAGCGTTCAATTGCCCTGCTATTTGTGTTTAACCTATAAATATTGTATATCCCATCTTCGTAATTAGCTGAATAATATATAAAATCATTATCGATAAATAACCCAAGTTCTTTAACTTCATCATCGGTAATTTTATAAATCTTTTCTGATGATAGATCATATGAATAGATATCCGTTTGGTTATTGTAATTAGCGGAAAAGTATATTATATCTTCTTTTCCCACAATATCGTTAAAAACATATTTACCAAAATCTATTAACTTTTTTGCTTCGTTAGTCTTCAAATCGTACAAATACAAAGCGGACAAGCCTTTATCTAATTTTGAATAAGCTATCTTATCGTTTCCCACAAAACCAAAAGCTTTAACCCTCTCATCTATGAGCTTTTCACCGTTTGGGCAATCACAATCATAATACAATTTGTTTGTGTAATATCCCATATTGTAGGTAGTCACTAAGTATAGAAGGTCACCTCTTGAATTTACATCGAATGAACTTACTGCCTTATTAATTAACTCGTTATCCTTGTATATACCCTTTGGTTGATCGGGCATAACCAAATATCCGTAAAGAGAAACCCCATCAGTTCTAAGATTCCCTGTATCTTGATAAGTGTCATCGATTTTTAACCAAGATAATTTGTAACCTTTTTCATTTAATCGATCGTATTCATTAAGATATTTTTGCTTAATATCCACTAAAAAT encodes the following:
- a CDS encoding TolC family protein; protein product: MKKVVLIAFTLILVTGMFSAGLTEVFDTAKASSTIYKTAQLDLEKTNLDYNKAKIEATNRKLELSGELSYYSGLSNYNASMKDYYGDIVDRVLDVYVEEINVKTADLQLKNAQITYDNNSELFNNGLISEDDLKSSELDVSDAQNNLESAKLNLETAKDNLKELYEGDYSQIEINIPTYEGIFVSDQEYLNNNYNLKLAQINVDISQYDLNNLPANASSYDKRIAEIIHQKNILTLQDSQDTLIEAHKTTKNSIETLYKNLKNLEERMSLTQSTYKDTMDRFNKGLVSELELNTANINYLTTQKNYYESVRSYIKAYINYVIDTGRSLEEVGL
- the ftsH gene encoding ATP-dependent zinc metalloprotease FtsH is translated as MNNNPNRRGSLIGPLFIYFILAMLIFMSISQLNTSNITEISYTDLVNLINQDTIISLQIDTSGLIQAKAKNGQLFQVYAPTLLMDQAYVRALANDGIKVEYIQNTGASWWVTMLIYMLPLIILMFFWFWMFRRSGTGEGIPGANYRRNPARRYDSKRNKITFNDVAGIDEVKEELEDIVNFLKDPKNFSALGAKMPKGVLLSGPPGTGKTLVARAVAGEADVPFYFMSGSDFVELFVGVGAARVRDLFKEAKENSPAIIFIDELDAVGRQRGTGLGGGHDEREQTLNALLVEMDGFDPREGIVVMAATNRPDILDKALLRPGRFDKKIFLDVPDLRAREEIIKIHLRGKRIADDIDVKSLAQSTPGFVGADLENMVNEAALLAARDNRDHITNDDFQEAIERVIVGPARKSRKITPKEKKVITYHELGHAVLGYLLPYADPVHKITIVPRGQAALGYTMQLPSEDRFLITEPEIKDKIVGMLGGRAAEEIVFNEITTGAGNDLKRATELVREMVAQLGMSEKIGPIAWGEEEGEIFLGREITRMKNFSQETAKEIDSEIKNFILSSYEKAKNLLSENRKRLDLLAIYLYNKENISGKEFKKMMEMDIEELNDYVLKDKDVKETNLFVSYA
- a CDS encoding metal-sensitive transcriptional regulator: MSSNYDKDNLIRRLKRIEGQVRGLQKMLEEERRCADILTQLSAVKGALNKTAEEIMKGYTKSCILEYEESGNEKMLDELIQVLSKFREI
- a CDS encoding S41 family peptidase, which codes for MSKKKKKLLSVIIIFGLFITSWIFADTVSNSYQKDSVTQIYLDKFEEPIYSTLYYIVNYYYDKDNVDYDKILDSAIEGMMKGLDDPFAWYLDSVETEESNIDIEGRYGGVGLTIRYDYEMDAVIIVSPMNGTPAQRAGIMPNDYILSVDGTPTSELGLNKSASLMRGEPGTEVTLEIYRDSWTEPKNITLIREIIETKTVKFDTINYKSKNLGYILLTNFAKTSSQEMSEALNNLSNQNIEGLIIDLRNNPGGLLQSAVDITSMFLKSGEVVSVKYFDGTKETIPTIPGNYYSFLQNIPIVLLVNEGSASASEILTGALKDNGAATVIGETTYGKAAVQNTFSLSTGGEIWLPIAHYFTPSGSDIHLKGIKPDIEVSNPEREVISMTEISEEEATEAFYTTTEKPVLNIEEDLQLKTALDFLTGGN
- a CDS encoding efflux RND transporter permease subunit, with the translated sequence MREKKDFFLELANFITRDAYYIIAVVLVFTVIFGFFSTKLKVNSDLLKILPQDSEVVVELLEEQSFLEGSDIMVTAFFINDSVQPSQIAETFHDLMLNEPTFLSFVQTDLSFLFSYGIITLSQTDLIYTMYENLQSFGSLLSTNFTYNFELFEKLDSFLEDIYGLENILQTDGNNDLISSYYTLSPDGKVMIMGLTFNKPSSDLDYVNYIVPKVDSILTEIEKTFNIKTGLTNSYVTEYESNRTVMEDFRLTTTLSIIFITILFAFAFGNFTSTIIVLLGLIVSTLLTMGLITLTFGELNIVTSFVMAITLGLGIAYGIHVMTRFSKEIEDIGDFTTALASTYKGLLLPLFFGMITTVIVFLTLFFMGLPAFNELAIVSSMGLLVFFIIMIFFVPTLIYALKVNIKISPFTVKIDNAFKKFPHFISKNSKMIFIIVIPTVSILSVLGLINYTNFSYTPPGLISSNSESVKVGEQILDHFGNISFDTLQYLMRVDEDIETVKKELLDTGVVESVNSLPDIIQENLGEFSKIKTQLEGLSQVINNPIMISVLKKYNLYSDSLKLIDAAARSSDLYHFTLNIMDIFPEDLRGNFLIEKDGQKYLLLEVTPKFSLWSNNGIKIFFDALGEKGENILGLPKATYKIMEMIRQRFYIPLFLSFISIWVITAIVRKNVVQPSEAMFSLIISVLATFGVSYLIGIRATFVTVLTFPLIFGIGIDGFLHLYHTFSNNKINFWNILKSITFSLSTTALSFLSFQFSRGELLKEFSLTMSMSLGFTWLFTAVMFIVNREMLRKFWKRKK